A region from the Aquimarina sp. ERC-38 genome encodes:
- a CDS encoding DDE-type integrase/transposase/recombinase translates to MEELYKHIGKTRQGVYYAGQRKDYLKEKEAVVLNVVRSWRMSHPQMGSRVMYHSLQAKGVKIPMGITRFEELISRFGLTASKPKRFIPLTSDGKGKSGYSNLTNGLIINDCYRLLVVDITYFWLVDQWCHLFVIKDAYSQRLVSLYPSWDLKAQSALQALSKGLSLVDPDLLKGCIHHSDNGSQYNALSYRKLLAKLGMKISRAASCKQNGSCKQMHHIIKNMYLVHFAPKNMAELKRCCQKVVHLMNAQRAVKQLGYRTVIDFEEDIAKMEPSQRPKKELYDFETHNRFSLGIKAFRIQQTEHKKDWEVAFPIYCVFRQPTRVFLKSCSSAVLFSACLAIINMIKINIVNLKSS, encoded by the coding sequence ATGGAGGAACTCTATAAACATATAGGTAAAACCCGCCAGGGGGTTTACTATGCTGGTCAGCGTAAGGATTACCTTAAAGAAAAGGAGGCAGTTGTTTTGAATGTGGTGAGGTCATGGCGCATGTCCCATCCTCAGATGGGTAGCCGGGTTATGTACCACTCTTTGCAGGCAAAAGGGGTAAAGATCCCGATGGGTATTACCCGTTTTGAAGAATTGATAAGCCGTTTTGGTTTAACGGCAAGTAAACCAAAAAGGTTTATTCCCTTGACCAGTGATGGGAAAGGGAAGTCTGGTTACAGCAATTTAACTAACGGCCTTATTATAAATGATTGTTACCGTTTGTTAGTAGTTGATATTACTTACTTTTGGTTAGTGGACCAGTGGTGCCACCTCTTTGTAATTAAAGATGCATATTCGCAGCGTTTAGTAAGTTTATACCCTAGCTGGGATTTAAAAGCCCAGAGTGCTTTACAAGCACTAAGTAAAGGGCTTAGCTTAGTAGATCCGGACTTATTAAAAGGGTGTATACACCATTCGGACAATGGTTCTCAATATAATGCTTTGTCTTATCGTAAGCTACTAGCTAAGCTGGGGATGAAGATAAGCAGGGCAGCTAGTTGTAAACAAAACGGTTCTTGCAAACAAATGCACCATATTATAAAGAATATGTACCTAGTCCATTTTGCGCCAAAAAATATGGCAGAACTCAAAAGGTGTTGTCAAAAGGTAGTACATTTGATGAACGCCCAAAGAGCCGTAAAGCAACTGGGTTACCGGACAGTAATTGATTTCGAAGAGGATATTGCTAAAATGGAACCTAGCCAGCGACCTAAAAAAGAATTATATGATTTTGAAACGCATAATAGGTTTTCTTTAGGCATAAAGGCCTTTAGAATACAACAAACAGAACACAAAAAAGATTGGGAAGTTGCCTTCCCAATCTACTGCGTATTCCGGCAGCCAACTAGGGTATTCCTGAAGAGTTGCTCCTCAGCAGTGCTCTTTTCCGCTTGCCTAGCTATTATAAATATGATAAAAATAAATATAGTAAACCTGAAAAGTTCTTAA
- a CDS encoding TolC family protein, with protein sequence MNKVFLKIILACFFCNMIPVSAQSLSKEEAIRYTLENNYGITISNNQVLAAENNQKLLNSGYLPQLTGNAGANYQKSSTTVTFPSVFVDQIDLNTGDSIQVVQPDRVIEGVETQRYNADITLSYLLFDGLGRFYNYKLLKEQYNLSALQARETIENTLIQMFSIYYELARLLENKEILEETLAISQERVKRATYQFEYGQNTKLGVLNAEVDVANDSIALLNINQSIANTKRDLGFIMNREVSTETVVDTTVFFVPELVLNTYTQDYTSNNVSILQSETNISINNYDLKVSKSGYLPTIGLNGSYGWNQSRNPPSPFFPPNINNSNNLSAGVNLTWNLFDGGTTITRVKNARIALENQEIALKQIQDDVARNLANALGTYQNLLKIYDIQQQNVITNMNNFERSEERFKLGQITSIEFRQAQINLLNARTNKNLAKYDAKLAELQLLQLTGQLLNVDF encoded by the coding sequence ATGAATAAGGTATTTTTAAAAATAATACTAGCTTGTTTTTTTTGCAATATGATCCCTGTTTCTGCGCAAAGCCTTTCTAAAGAAGAAGCCATTCGGTATACTTTAGAAAATAATTATGGGATTACCATCTCTAACAACCAGGTACTTGCTGCCGAAAATAATCAGAAACTTTTAAACTCTGGTTATTTACCACAACTTACCGGAAATGCAGGGGCTAACTATCAAAAATCATCAACCACGGTTACTTTTCCTAGTGTCTTTGTTGACCAGATTGATTTGAATACCGGAGATAGTATTCAGGTTGTGCAACCTGATCGGGTGATTGAGGGAGTAGAAACCCAACGCTATAATGCGGATATTACATTAAGTTACCTATTGTTTGATGGTTTGGGTCGCTTTTATAACTACAAACTTCTTAAAGAACAATATAATTTATCTGCTTTACAAGCTCGTGAAACCATTGAAAATACCCTAATTCAGATGTTCAGTATCTATTACGAGTTGGCTCGGCTATTAGAGAATAAGGAAATTTTAGAAGAAACCCTGGCAATCTCTCAGGAACGGGTAAAAAGGGCCACCTACCAGTTCGAATACGGGCAGAATACAAAACTAGGGGTATTAAATGCAGAAGTGGACGTGGCTAATGATAGTATCGCGTTATTAAATATTAACCAATCTATTGCGAACACTAAAAGGGATTTAGGTTTTATCATGAACCGAGAAGTCAGTACGGAAACTGTAGTTGATACTACGGTATTTTTTGTGCCGGAATTGGTTTTAAATACGTATACTCAAGATTATACGAGTAACAATGTTTCTATTCTACAAAGTGAAACTAATATTAGCATTAATAACTACGATTTAAAAGTTAGTAAATCGGGTTATTTACCCACCATTGGATTAAATGGTTCATACGGGTGGAATCAATCGAGAAACCCACCGAGTCCGTTTTTTCCACCAAATATTAATAATTCAAATAACTTATCTGCCGGGGTAAACCTCACCTGGAATTTGTTTGATGGAGGAACTACGATTACCAGGGTGAAAAACGCCAGAATAGCTTTAGAAAATCAAGAGATAGCACTGAAACAAATACAGGACGATGTTGCCAGAAATTTAGCCAATGCTTTAGGTACGTATCAAAATCTTTTAAAGATTTATGATATTCAGCAGCAGAATGTGATTACCAATATGAACAATTTTGAGAGATCCGAAGAACGCTTTAAGTTAGGTCAGATTACCTCAATTGAATTTCGACAGGCGCAGATTAATCTATTAAACGCAAGAACCAATAAAAACCTGGCTAAATATGACGCCAAGTTGGCTGAATTGCAATTACTTCAATTGACCGGGCAGTTGTTAAATGTGGATTTTTAA
- a CDS encoding transposase, whose product MKRRVFSESFKRDKVRLYETGKMRVSQLSKLYAVSETAIYRWIELYRSTPSTERIVVETESDYLQLKELQDRIEKMERLIGNQQLQIDYHRGLIASATKHYGEDIEKKFG is encoded by the coding sequence ATGAAGAGACGAGTATTTAGTGAGAGTTTTAAACGTGACAAGGTTCGTTTATACGAGACAGGAAAGATGCGGGTATCCCAACTTTCGAAGCTTTATGCAGTTAGTGAGACAGCTATCTATAGGTGGATTGAGCTTTACCGCAGTACCCCTTCTACCGAACGTATAGTGGTCGAGACTGAGAGTGATTATTTGCAATTAAAGGAGTTACAAGACCGTATAGAAAAGATGGAGCGTTTAATAGGTAATCAACAACTACAGATAGATTATCATCGTGGTTTGATAGCTTCGGCAACCAAACATTATGGGGAAGATATTGAAAAAAAGTTTGGTTAA